From one Passer domesticus isolate bPasDom1 chromosome 15, bPasDom1.hap1, whole genome shotgun sequence genomic stretch:
- the GNG13 gene encoding guanine nucleotide-binding protein G(I)/G(S)/G(O) subunit gamma-13, which translates to MDEWDLPQWKKEVESLKYQLAYKREMSSKTIPEFVKWIEDGIPEDPFLNPELMKNNPWVEKGKCIIL; encoded by the exons ATGGACGAGTGGGATCTCCCACAATGGAAAAAAGAGGTGGAAAGCCTCAAGTACCAGCTGGCCTACAAGAGGGAGATGTCCTCCAAGACCATACCTGA gtTCGTGAAGTGGATCGAGGACGGGATTCCCGAGGATCCCTTCCTGAACCCGGAGCTGATGAAGAACAACCCCTGGGTGGAGAAAGGCAAATGCATCATCCTCTGA
- the CHTF18 gene encoding chromosome transmission fidelity protein 18 homolog — MASAEPEPEDGAEDAFYERFADELEVLAELGDEPFPPTGPKTSQFRGKRQPPEEPDPPGDSPGGTGAKKRDRDCVPAVSPAAAEPRTPRPKRQRLEAVKKLDFGADEELAPDVSWDGGPEAPLAPHSTSSNHLEMSGMIPLQTTPALGKKRVLRRPPILEDYINVTSTQGTRVFLVLRDDPCRTGLELPDSLGWNARRPLHLLGVPFSHLKEQVDEERRRQVLEASQQLTEIINSCLGSEPSAESPEPSMDTAPAAEEEPAPHCLWVDKFTPRRYMELLSDDYTNRCLLKWLKLWDTVVFGKDKAGKKPKPSPAAHPPLSHPKEHPHKWKTKVQLTEEMLEAELDQHKRPKYKVALLCGPPGLGKTTLAHVIARHAGYNAVEMNASNDRSPEVFQTRIEAATQMRSVLGSHERPNCLIIDEIDGAPAASINVLLSIIQRKDGEGEAGAGRRRRREGGLLLRPIICICNDQFVPALRPLRQQSFLLSFPRTAPSRLAQRLSEIALRQGMRADTGALLALCEKTDSDIRSCINTLQFLHGRGQKELSVQLVQTMRIGLKDQNKGLFSIWQEIFQLPRPQRHRIGMDPSLPAQLLLGDEDLPHAGGSGGFNSSSQRFHHILHLSTSSGEQEKLAQGLFENFLNMKVRDSSLGSVCLALEWLGFSDLLGRAVLQAQSFQLLRYLPFLPVAFHLLFAATSIPRLAYPSSQPEAVARLGQMQNVLLSMVAGIAPGARSRAGQQALVLDVLCLLLDIIAPKLRPVNTQLYSLKEKQQLAELISTMLTYNLTYLQERLPEGQYVFKLDPDVEAVCRFPALPARRQLSYQAKQLIAREIELEKMRRAEARSLAQEPGNGLGEERGDTGTPNHQQRLEHIVRRAALQDKPELDFFGRPLQRKEAAKAPAPQVSKEESLELQLGKAVGRSDVWFRFNEGFSNAVRRSLYIRDLL, encoded by the exons aTGGCGAGcgccgagcccgagcccgaggATGGGGCCGAGGATGCTTTCTACGAGCGCTTCGCCGACGAGCTGGAGGTGCTGGCCGAGCTGGGAG ACGAGCCATTCCCACCCACCGGCCCCAAAACATCCCAGTTCCGGGGCAAGAGGCAGCCGCCGGAGGAGCCCGATCCCCCCGGGGACTCTCCCGGCGGCACCGGCGCCAAGAAGAGGGACCGGGACTgtgtccccgccgtgtccccggCAGCAGCCGAACCCCGCA CCCCCAGGCCGAAGCGGCAGCGCCTGGAAGCTGTTAAGAAGCTCGATTTCGGTGCAGACGAGGAGCTGGCTCCGGATGTCTCCTGGGATGGTGGCCCAGAGGCGCCTCTGGCTCCCCACAGTACCAG CTCGAACCACCTGGAGATGAGTGGAATGATCCCCCTGCAGACCACACCAGCCTTGGGAAAGAAGAGGGTCCTGAGGAGACCCCCCATCCTGGAGGATTACATCAACGTGACATCCACCCAGGGCACCAGGGTCTTCCTGGTGCTGAGGGATGAtccctgcaggacagggctggag ctcccggaTTCCCTGGGCTGGAACGCCCGCAGGCCGCTCCACTTGCTGGGGGTGCCCTTCTCCCACCTGAAGGAGCAGGTGGATGAGGAG CGTCGCAGGCAGGTTCTGGAGGCCTCCCAGCAGCTGACAGAGATCATAAACAG TTGCCTGGGGAGCGAGCCCAGCGCCGAGAGCCCGGAGCCCAGCAtggacacagctccagcagctgaggaggagccTGCACCCCACTGCCTCTGGGTGGACAAGTTCACCCCCCGGCGCTACATGGAGCTGCTCAGTGATGAT tACACCAACCGCTGCCTGCTCAAGTGGCTCAAGCTGTGGGACACGGTGGTGTTTGGTAAGGacaaggctggcaagaagcccaagcccagccctgcagctcatcCCCCACTCAGCCATCCCAAGGAACATCCCCACAAGTGGAAAACCAAGGTCCAGCTCACCGAGGAGATGCTGGAGGCCGAGCTGGACCAGCACAAGAGACCCAAATACAAG GTGGCCCTGCTCTGTGGGCCCCCTGGCCTGGGCAAGACCACGCTGGCCCACGTCATCGCCAGGCACGCGGGGTACAACGCTGTGGAGATGAACGCCAG CAATGACCGCAGCCCCGAGGTGTTCCAGACCCGCATTGAAGCTGCCACCCAGATGAGGTCGGTGCTGGGCTCCCACGAGAGGCCCAACTGCCTCATCATCGACGAGATCGACGGCGCGCCCGCG GCCTCCATCAATGTCCTGCTGTCCATCATCCAGCGGAAGGACGGCGAGGGCgaggcgggcgcggggcggcggcggcggcgcgagGGGGGGCTCCTGCTCCGGCCCATCATCTGCATCTGCAATGACCA GTTCGTGCCCGCGCTGCGCCCGCTCCGGCAGCAATCCTTCCTGCTCAGCTTCCCCCGCACCGCGCCCTCCCGGCTGGCCCAGCGCCTCAGCGAG ATCGCGCTCCGGCAGGGAATGCGGGCGGACACGGGCGCGCTGCTGGCGCTCTGCGAGAAAACCGACAGCGACATCCGCTCCTGCATCAACACCCTGCag ttCCTGCACGGCCGAGGGCAGAAGGAGCTCAGTGTGCAGCTGGTGCAGACCATGAGGATCGGCCTGAAGGACCAGAACAAGGGGCTCTTCTCCATCTGGCAGGAGATcttccagctgcccaggccCCAGAG GCACAGGATAGGAATGGACCCCTCtttgccagcccagctcctgctgggggaCGAGGACCTGCCCCACgctgggggctcagggggctTCAATTCCTCCTCCCAGCGCTTCCACCACATCCTGCACCTCTCCACCTCCTCGGGAGAGCAGGAGAAGCTGGCCCAG ggCCTCTTTGAGAACTTCCTGAACATGAAGGTGCGGGATTCCAGCCTGGGCTCCGTGtgcctggccctggagtggctGGGCTTCTCTGACCTGCTGGGCCGGGCCGTGCTGCAGGCCCAGAGCTTCCAGCTGCTGCGTTACCTGCCCTTCCTGCCCGTGGCTTTCCACCTGCTCTTCGCCGCCACCTCCATCCCCCGGCTGGCCTACCCCAGCAGCCAGCCCGAG gccgtggccaggctgggccagaTGCAGAACGTGCTGCTGTCCATGGTGGCGGGGATCGCGCCGGGCGCGCGCAGCCGCGCGGGGCAGCAGGCGCTGGTGCTGGAcgtgctgtgcctgctgctggacaTCATCGCCCCCAAGCTGCGGCCC GTGAACACGCAGCTCTACAGCctgaaggagaagcagcagctggctgaGCTCATCAGCACCATGCTCACCTACAACCTCACCTACCTGCAGGAGCGCCTGCCCGAGGGCCAGTACGTCTTCAAGCTGGACCC ggacgtGGAGGCCGTGTGCCGCTTCCCGGCGCTGCCGGCCCGCAGGCAGCTCAGCTACCAGGCCAAGCAGCTCATCGCCAGGGAGATCGAGCTGGAGAAGATGAGGAGGGCAGAGGCACGGAGCCTGGCCCAG GAGCCCGGGAATGGCCTCGGGGAGGAgcgaggggacacggggacccCCAACCACCAGCAGCGCCTGGAGCACATCGtgaggagagcagctctgcaggacaaG CCTgaactggatttttttgggaggcCACTCCAGAGGAAAGAGGCAGCCAAGGCCCCGG CCCCTCAGGTTTCCAAGGAGGaatccctggagctgcagctgggcaaGGCCGTGGGGAGGAGCGATGTCTGGTTCCGCTTCAACGAGGGCTTCTCCAACGCTGTCAGGAGGAGCCTCTACATCAGGGACCTGCTCtag
- the RPUSD1 gene encoding RNA pseudouridylate synthase domain-containing protein 1, which translates to MEPGTIDNLSILYQSSDFIVVNKHWDLRIDSKMWYETLTLQSQLKHRFPELADPDTYYGFRFCHQLDFSTSGALCVALNKAAAGSAYKCFKERLVTKAYLALVRGHVSQSRMTIRYAIGKNTTEGMTHMMCIEGTEGCENPKPCQSELIVLEHGSYSGDPVTKVLLQPLTGRTHQLRVHCSAIGHPIVGDFTYSHRQDSNPYRMMLHAYYLRIPTGTELIEVCAPDPFVTAMDGNWVPQHVTQRLEDVIQELKDKGTQKEEEEEESQEAAREEGAGGAGSREETEEQRARCEQWLAEWALE; encoded by the exons ATGGAGCCGGGCACCATCGACAACCTGTCCATCCTGTACCAGAGCTCCGACTTCATCGTGGTCAACAAGCACTGGGACCTGCGCATCGACAGCAAGATGTGGTACGAGACGCTgaccctgcagagccagctcaAGCACCGCTTCCCCGAGCTGGCCGACCCCGACACCTACTACGGCTTCAG GTTCTGCCAccagctggatttctccacCAGCGGGGCCCTGTGTGTGGCGCTcaacaaagcagcagcgggCAGTGCCTACAAGTGCTTCAAGGAGCGCCTGGTGACCAAAGCCTACCTGGCCCTG GTGAGGGGCCACGTGAGCCAGAGCCGGATGACGATCCGCTACGCCATCGGGAAGAACACCACGGAGGGCATGACCCACATGATGTGCATCGAGGGCACagagg GCTGTGAGAATCCCAAGCCGTGCCAATCGGAGCTGATCGTGCTGGAACATGGATCCTACAGCGGAGACCCTGTCAccaaagtgctgctgcagccactgacag GGAGGACTCACCAGCTCCGGGTTCACTGCAGCGCCATCGGCCACCCCATCGTGGGGGACTTCACCTACAGCCACAGGCAGGACAGCAATCCCTACAGGATGATGCTCCACGCCTACTACCTGCGCATTCCCACTGGCACGGAGCTGATCGAGGTGTGCGCGCCCGACCCCTTCGTCACCGCCATGGACGGCAACTGGGTGCCCCAGCACGTCACCCAGCGGCTGGAGGATGTCATCCAGGAGCTCAAGGACAAGGGCAcacagaaggaggaggaggaggaggagagccaagaagctgccagagaggagggagcagggggtgcaggcagcagggaggagacGGAGGAGCAGCGGGCGCGCTGCGAGCAGTGGCTGGCTGAGTGGGCTCTGGAGTGA